One window of Treponema denticola genomic DNA carries:
- a CDS encoding alpha/beta hydrolase family protein, protein MKTIKLDDFKNYEFLSNLKFSEDGRYAAYICAHADLTENDYNKALFLLDMETKKTKQLTGEDVNSFYGFDGDRLLFSARRTKKEKEEKEKTFVYSIPVSGGEALLAYTFPHPVLKMEFADKKTAVVLHSWKDDPFKKLPKEKAEEAKKDEADYEIFEEIPFWSNGGGFTSRKRNRLFVYNLSNMKGTAITDEFTQVDGFDFDKKTQEILFTKSTYTDKMPIYNELMLMPLKTKKAKLLNGGQDFMYADAKFFKDKILYTGADGKKYGVNQDADIYLIPKTGTGAKMISPKDYDKSLWNSVGSDSRYGGGANSHVKDGKYYFITTEDDSSFLNVIDEKGELKQLITEKGSVDCFAVHEEKILFIGFRKQELQEVYLFEDKKETCLTKHNTYAAKLQKIVPEEFEFTNDGVKLHGFVLKPLNYKAGKKYPGILTIHGGPKTAYGSIFYHEMQFLAQSGYFVFYTNPRGADGMGRAFADIRGKYGTIDYSDLMKLTDEVLKKYKDIDKEKVGVMGGSYGGFMTNWIIGHTNRFAAACSQRSISNWISKFGITDIGYYFNSDQNGGVTPWKGVEKMWDHSPLKYADKCKTPTLFIQSDEDYRCFEACAFQMFTALKYHGCEAKLVLFHGENHDLSRTGKPKHRIRRLTEIFNWFEKYLKK, encoded by the coding sequence ATGAAGACAATAAAATTGGACGATTTTAAAAATTACGAATTTTTAAGTAACCTTAAATTTTCGGAAGACGGAAGATATGCGGCCTATATTTGTGCTCATGCCGATCTGACCGAAAACGATTATAACAAAGCCCTTTTTCTTTTGGACATGGAAACAAAAAAGACAAAGCAGCTTACGGGCGAGGATGTAAATTCTTTTTACGGCTTTGACGGCGATCGCCTCCTTTTTTCTGCAAGAAGAACAAAAAAAGAAAAGGAAGAAAAAGAGAAAACCTTTGTTTATTCTATTCCCGTTTCGGGCGGAGAAGCCTTGCTTGCCTACACCTTTCCCCATCCCGTTTTAAAAATGGAATTTGCCGATAAAAAGACGGCTGTTGTTCTACACTCATGGAAGGATGACCCGTTTAAAAAGCTGCCTAAAGAAAAGGCAGAAGAAGCAAAAAAAGATGAGGCCGATTATGAAATCTTTGAAGAGATTCCGTTTTGGAGTAACGGAGGCGGCTTTACCTCGCGCAAGAGAAACCGTCTCTTTGTTTATAATCTTTCAAACATGAAGGGTACGGCCATAACCGATGAGTTTACTCAGGTTGACGGTTTTGATTTTGATAAAAAGACCCAAGAGATTTTATTTACAAAATCAACTTATACCGATAAGATGCCCATCTATAATGAGCTGATGCTCATGCCCTTAAAAACAAAAAAGGCAAAGCTCTTAAATGGCGGTCAAGATTTTATGTACGCCGATGCCAAATTTTTCAAAGATAAAATTCTTTATACGGGCGCCGACGGAAAAAAATACGGCGTAAACCAAGATGCCGATATTTATCTTATTCCCAAGACCGGAACAGGAGCGAAGATGATTTCGCCCAAGGATTATGACAAGAGCTTGTGGAATTCCGTGGGTTCCGATTCAAGGTACGGAGGCGGTGCTAACTCCCATGTCAAGGACGGAAAATATTATTTTATTACAACGGAGGATGATTCTTCCTTTTTAAATGTCATTGACGAAAAAGGAGAATTAAAACAGCTTATTACCGAAAAAGGTTCTGTAGACTGCTTTGCCGTTCATGAAGAAAAAATTCTTTTTATCGGTTTTAGAAAACAGGAATTACAAGAAGTTTATCTTTTTGAAGATAAAAAAGAAACCTGCCTAACAAAGCATAATACTTATGCTGCAAAATTGCAAAAGATTGTGCCCGAAGAATTCGAGTTTACAAATGACGGTGTTAAACTCCACGGTTTTGTTTTAAAGCCTTTAAACTACAAGGCCGGAAAAAAATATCCCGGTATTTTGACAATTCACGGCGGACCTAAGACCGCTTACGGTTCAATCTTTTACCACGAGATGCAGTTTTTAGCTCAATCCGGTTACTTTGTGTTTTATACGAATCCCCGCGGTGCCGACGGAATGGGCAGAGCCTTTGCCGATATCCGGGGCAAGTACGGAACAATCGACTACTCCGATTTAATGAAGCTTACGGATGAGGTTCTAAAAAAGTATAAGGATATCGACAAGGAAAAAGTAGGCGTTATGGGCGGCTCTTACGGCGGCTTTATGACCAACTGGATTATCGGTCACACAAACCGCTTTGCTGCAGCCTGTTCCCAGCGTTCAATTTCAAACTGGATTTCCAAATTCGGAATTACCGATATCGGTTATTATTTTAATTCCGACCAAAACGGAGGAGTTACTCCTTGGAAGGGTGTAGAAAAAATGTGGGATCACAGCCCGCTCAAGTATGCTGATAAGTGCAAAACTCCGACCCTTTTTATTCAGTCGGATGAGGATTACCGTTGCTTTGAGGCCTGCGCCTTTCAAATGTTTACGGCTCTAAAATATCACGGCTGCGAAGCAAAGCTTGTTTTGTTCCATGGGGAAAATCATGACCTCTCCCGCACGGGAAAACCCAAGCACCGAATCCGCCGCTTAACCGAGATATTTAACTGGTTTGAAAAGTATCTTAAAAAATAA
- a CDS encoding site-specific DNA-methyltransferase, whose translation MGVFAWEGKDRALYELNLLLKNQNKFSFTENKVKSFNSEYAKNLYIESDNLYALLFLQKDYKDKIKIIYIDPPYNTGKKFTYADNFQSKTEWMNYLYVRLSLAKNLLTDDGLIFISIDDKACPHLRIILDEIFGTENFISTLVWNNSTGGGLRKKHINTSHEYIILYAKDKTKVKPMTAPMPEKAKKMYKYKDADGRFFRYQQFAWKNKTDAKRQKYPIKTPDGNFIVPKAGYIYRFVEKSFFNLLEKNLIEFKKSDKSVFTDIKGLPTKWTIYVKTYLEKKEETVPKSLLPTEYVKTNIQSVYEQKVLFGAKIFDYAKPVSLLKYLFKLVPNSDDAVVLDFFSGSATTAHAVMELNAELNENRKFILVQRGEPCPEDSPALKTSFKTIAELGRERIIRASALIQKRFTQKTFGFKYLELSGEQDLIF comes from the coding sequence ATGGGTGTTTTCGCATGGGAAGGAAAAGATAGGGCTCTTTACGAACTGAACCTTTTATTAAAAAATCAAAATAAATTTTCTTTTACGGAAAATAAAGTAAAAAGTTTTAATTCTGAATATGCAAAAAATTTATACATTGAATCCGACAATCTCTATGCCCTTCTTTTTTTACAAAAAGATTATAAAGATAAAATCAAAATAATATACATTGATCCTCCGTACAATACGGGGAAAAAATTTACTTATGCCGATAATTTCCAAAGTAAGACAGAATGGATGAATTATCTTTATGTAAGATTGAGCCTTGCAAAAAACTTATTAACTGATGACGGTCTTATTTTTATAAGCATTGACGATAAAGCCTGCCCTCATTTAAGAATAATCCTTGATGAAATCTTCGGTACGGAAAATTTTATTTCTACCCTCGTATGGAATAACTCGACCGGCGGAGGCTTACGTAAAAAGCATATCAACACATCGCATGAGTACATCATCTTATATGCCAAGGATAAAACTAAGGTTAAGCCCATGACTGCCCCGATGCCGGAAAAGGCAAAGAAAATGTATAAATACAAGGATGCTGACGGAAGATTTTTTAGATACCAGCAATTTGCATGGAAAAATAAAACGGATGCAAAAAGGCAAAAATATCCTATAAAAACGCCTGACGGGAATTTTATCGTTCCTAAGGCAGGCTACATTTACCGCTTTGTCGAAAAAAGTTTTTTTAATCTTTTAGAAAAAAATCTAATCGAATTTAAAAAATCGGATAAATCCGTTTTTACCGACATAAAAGGGCTACCTACAAAATGGACTATCTATGTAAAAACCTACCTTGAAAAAAAGGAAGAAACGGTTCCGAAATCGCTCCTCCCTACAGAATATGTTAAAACAAATATACAAAGTGTATATGAACAAAAAGTCTTATTCGGAGCAAAGATTTTTGATTATGCAAAACCGGTTTCTCTTTTAAAATATCTTTTTAAGTTGGTTCCGAATTCGGACGATGCGGTTGTCTTAGATTTTTTTTCGGGTTCTGCAACAACAGCCCATGCCGTAATGGAACTAAACGCAGAGCTTAACGAAAACCGAAAATTTATCTTGGTACAAAGGGGCGAGCCTTGCCCTGAGGATTCCCCTGCCCTCAAGACCAGCTTTAAAACAATAGCCGAGCTGGGCAGGGAAAGAATTATAAGAGCCTCCGCCTTAATCCAAAAAAGATTTACTCAAAAAACTTTCGGGTTTAAGTATTTGGAATTAAGCGGAGAGCAAGACCTTATTTTTTAA
- a CDS encoding DUF3298 and DUF4163 domain-containing protein, giving the protein MKSKIMVLFCFVLLVFSLNASGAVETSSYDAIGGATEGNSKAGIQQAAVHCELKIDFPIFEDVPALNAIVSKTVKDQVTAFWNNYYSVSPDDMAKSSTPQNFELIIGYDDIVRDGNYISFVLSVYEYMGGAHGLTSLVPINYDIKTKKLVSLSDVVRPASKNWLVKLSNETRKLLMEKVKKGELSSDESMIKEGTEPKLENFKVFKIENGKIKIIFEQYQVAPYSEGLPEIIIPINFLK; this is encoded by the coding sequence ATGAAATCAAAAATTATGGTTCTTTTTTGCTTTGTTCTTTTGGTGTTTTCGCTTAATGCTTCAGGTGCTGTAGAAACCTCTTCTTATGATGCAATAGGGGGCGCTACAGAAGGCAATTCGAAGGCCGGGATTCAACAAGCTGCCGTTCATTGTGAGTTAAAAATAGATTTTCCGATTTTTGAAGATGTTCCGGCTTTAAATGCTATTGTGTCAAAAACGGTAAAAGATCAGGTTACCGCATTTTGGAATAATTATTATTCCGTTTCTCCTGATGATATGGCAAAATCATCCACTCCTCAAAATTTTGAGCTGATTATCGGTTATGATGATATTGTGCGGGATGGAAATTATATAAGTTTTGTTTTATCGGTCTATGAATATATGGGAGGTGCTCACGGCCTTACATCGTTGGTTCCTATAAACTATGATATAAAAACAAAAAAACTTGTATCTTTATCTGATGTTGTACGCCCTGCTTCAAAAAACTGGCTTGTCAAGTTGTCGAATGAGACAAGAAAACTGTTAATGGAAAAGGTGAAGAAAGGAGAGTTATCGTCAGATGAGTCGATGATAAAAGAAGGAACGGAACCTAAACTTGAAAATTTTAAAGTTTTTAAAATCGAAAACGGAAAAATAAAAATTATTTTTGAGCAATATCAGGTAGCTCCATATTCAGAAGGATTGCCTGAAATTATAATTCCGATAAATTTTTTAAAATAA
- a CDS encoding Fic family protein, protein MKKIKYISVKETAKRWQISERSVRTYCLQGRIVGALLEGKTWNIPSDAEKPHRKTRHTAKQDTLLSFLKREKESGLKGGIYHKIQIDLTYNSNHIEGSKLTHDQTRFIFETKTLGITDKAVRVDDIIETVNHFRCIDLIIEGANTKLSESFIKQLHYILKSGTTDSQKSWFKVGDYKMLENEVGGNETTKPANVAAEMKSLLMEYNSKAEITFDDVLDFHVKFETIHPFQDGNGRIGRLIIFKECLKHYIVPFIITEELKDYYYRGIKNWKNSRVYLRDTCLTGQNLMKQCLDYFGIMYN, encoded by the coding sequence ATGAAAAAGATAAAATACATATCCGTTAAAGAAACTGCAAAACGCTGGCAAATCAGTGAGCGTAGCGTAAGAACTTACTGTTTGCAAGGTAGAATTGTAGGTGCCCTTTTAGAAGGAAAAACATGGAATATCCCTTCAGATGCAGAAAAGCCCCATCGAAAAACTCGTCATACGGCAAAACAAGATACTCTTTTATCATTTCTTAAACGAGAAAAAGAAAGCGGCTTAAAAGGCGGAATTTATCACAAAATCCAAATAGACCTTACTTATAATTCAAATCATATTGAAGGTTCAAAACTTACCCACGACCAAACTCGATTTATTTTTGAAACAAAAACGCTTGGCATTACAGATAAAGCTGTTAGAGTAGATGATATTATTGAAACGGTAAATCATTTCCGTTGTATTGATTTAATAATAGAAGGTGCAAATACAAAACTTTCGGAAAGCTTCATAAAACAGCTTCATTATATTTTAAAGTCCGGAACAACTGACAGTCAGAAATCATGGTTTAAGGTTGGAGATTATAAAATGCTGGAAAATGAAGTTGGCGGAAATGAAACTACAAAACCGGCGAATGTTGCAGCAGAGATGAAATCATTATTGATGGAATACAATTCAAAAGCGGAAATCACTTTTGATGATGTATTAGATTTTCATGTCAAATTTGAAACGATTCATCCATTCCAAGATGGTAACGGCCGCATTGGAAGATTAATAATTTTCAAGGAGTGCCTTAAACATTATATTGTTCCTTTTATAATTACAGAAGAACTAAAGGATTACTATTATAGAGGAATCAAAAATTGGAAAAATAGCCGCGTTTATTTAAGAGATACTTGTCTTACCGGACAGAATTTAATGAAGCAATGTTTGGATTATTTTGGTATTATGTATAATTAG
- the nox gene encoding H2O-forming NADH oxidase, translating to MSKIVVVGANHAGTSAINFLTDLSKENEVVIFDRNTNISFLGCGMALWIGNQIRGSEGLFYSNKEKLEAKGAKVTMEADITRIDFDKKIVYGTVKGSQPIEESYDKLILATGSIPIMPKIKGMDLENVQQVKIFQNAQEVIDKLKNSEIKKIAVVGAGYIGVELAEAFKRHNKEVVLIDAMPSSLSNYYDKPFTDLMDKNLSDHGIKLAYNQLVQEIKGTTKVEAVVTDKGEYPADMVVVCIGFRPNTDLGKDKLETFKNGAYSVNLKQETSIKDVYAIGDCATVFDNSLGEKSYIALATNAVRSGIVAAHNAAGVPLEGIGVQGSNGINIYDLKMVSSGITVERAKKLGLDVEFTDFEDLQRPEFMENDNPPVKLRIVYNKKTRIIIGAQMASTYDMSMGIHMFSLAIQEKLTIDKLKLLDIFFLPHFNKPYNYITMAALGAK from the coding sequence ATGAGCAAAATTGTAGTAGTAGGAGCAAATCACGCCGGAACATCGGCCATTAATTTTTTAACTGACCTTTCAAAAGAAAATGAAGTCGTCATCTTTGATAGAAATACCAATATCAGCTTCTTAGGCTGCGGAATGGCCCTTTGGATAGGAAATCAAATCAGGGGTTCCGAAGGTCTCTTTTATTCTAATAAGGAAAAACTGGAAGCAAAAGGTGCTAAGGTTACAATGGAAGCCGATATTACACGCATAGATTTCGATAAAAAAATCGTATACGGAACGGTAAAGGGTTCACAGCCCATCGAAGAATCCTATGATAAATTAATTCTTGCAACAGGTTCAATTCCGATAATGCCGAAGATTAAGGGCATGGACTTGGAAAATGTTCAGCAGGTAAAAATCTTTCAAAATGCTCAAGAAGTTATCGACAAATTAAAGAATTCTGAAATTAAAAAAATTGCAGTTGTAGGAGCCGGTTACATCGGTGTTGAACTTGCCGAAGCCTTTAAAAGGCATAATAAGGAAGTTGTGCTCATTGATGCGATGCCGTCAAGTCTTTCAAACTATTATGACAAACCTTTTACCGATTTAATGGATAAAAATTTAAGCGATCACGGAATCAAACTTGCATATAATCAGCTCGTCCAAGAAATAAAAGGAACAACAAAGGTAGAAGCCGTTGTTACGGACAAGGGAGAATATCCTGCCGACATGGTAGTGGTCTGCATCGGTTTTAGACCCAATACCGACCTCGGAAAAGATAAACTTGAAACCTTTAAAAACGGAGCCTATTCGGTCAACCTAAAGCAAGAAACAAGCATAAAAGATGTTTACGCAATAGGAGACTGTGCAACGGTTTTTGATAACTCTTTAGGAGAAAAATCCTACATTGCCCTTGCAACAAATGCAGTAAGAAGCGGAATTGTAGCCGCCCATAACGCAGCAGGAGTTCCCTTAGAAGGAATAGGCGTTCAAGGTTCTAACGGAATCAATATCTATGACTTGAAGATGGTATCAAGCGGCATTACTGTAGAGCGGGCAAAAAAGCTGGGACTTGATGTTGAGTTTACCGACTTTGAAGATTTGCAGCGTCCCGAATTTATGGAAAACGATAATCCTCCGGTAAAATTAAGAATTGTGTATAACAAAAAAACGAGGATTATAATCGGTGCTCAAATGGCTTCAACCTATGATATGTCTATGGGAATTCACATGTTCTCACTTGCAATCCAAGAAAAACTTACAATCGATAAGCTTAAACTTTTGGATATCTTCTTTTTGCCACACTTTAATAAGCCGTATAATTATATAACCATGGCCGCCTTGGGAGCAAAATAG